The proteins below come from a single Miscanthus floridulus cultivar M001 chromosome 1, ASM1932011v1, whole genome shotgun sequence genomic window:
- the LOC136500592 gene encoding pathogenesis-related protein 1-like — MASTKSWTLEIPSPVAAPRLFRAAVMDWHTLAPKVASHVVASAHPVEGDGGVGSVRQFNFTSVMPFSFMKERLEFLDVDKCECKNTLIEGGGIGVAIETAVSHIKVEPAADGGSVVKVESTYKLLPGVDVKDEEAKAKEAVTAIFKGAEAYLVANPDAYN, encoded by the exons ATGGCCTCCACCAAAAGCTGGACCCTCGAGATCCCGTCGCCGGTGGCCGCGCCGCGCCTGTTCCGCGCCGCCGTGATGGACTGGCACACCCTGGCGCCCAAGGTCGCCTCCCACGTCGTCGCCAGCGCCCACCCCGTGGAGGGCGACGGCGGCGTTGGCAGCGTCAGGCAGTTCAATTTCACCTCAG TCATGCCGTTCAGCTTCATGAAGGAGAGGCTCGAGTTCCTGGACGTGGACAAGTGCGAGTGCAAGAACACGCTCATCGAGGGCGGCGGCATCGGCGTTGCCATCGAGACCGCGGTGTCGCACATCAAGGTGGAGCCCGCGGCCGACGGCGGCAGCGTGGTGAAGGTGGAGTCGACCTACAAGCTGCTGCCGGGCGTGGACGTGAAGGACGAGGAAGCCAAGGCCAAGGAGGCAGTCACCGCCATTTTCAAGGGTGCCGAGGCCTACCTCGTCGCCAACCCCGACGCCTACAACTAA
- the LOC136500600 gene encoding pathogenesis-related protein 1-like — protein sequence MASTNSWTLEIPSPVAAPRLFRAAVMDWHTLAPKVASHVVASAHPVEGDGGVGSVRQFNFTSVMPFSFMKERLEFLDVDKCECKNTLIEGGGIGVAIETAASHIKVEPAADGGSVVKVESTYKLLPGVDVKDEEAKAKEAVTAIFKGAEAYLVANPDAYN from the exons ATGGCCTCCACCAACAGCTGGACCCTCGAGATCCCGTCGCCGGTGGCCGCGCCGCGCCTGTTCCGCGCCGCCGTGATGGACTGGCACACCCTGGCGCCCAAGGTCGCCTCCCACGTCGTCGCCAGCGCCCACCCCGTGGAGGGCGACGGCGGCGTTGGCAGCGTCAGGCAGTTCAACTTCACCTCAG TCATGCCGTTCAGCTTCATGAAGGAGAGGCTCGAGTTCCTGGACGTGGACAAGTGCGAGTGCAAGAACACGCTCATCGAGGGCGGCGGCATCGGCGTTGCCATCGAGACCGCGGCGTCGCACATCAAGGTGGAGCCCGCGGCCGACGGCGGCAGCGTGGTGAAGGTGGAGTCGACCTACAAGCTGCTGCCGGGCGTGGACGTGAAGGACGAGGAAGCCAAGGCCAAGGAGGCAGTCACCGCCATTTTCAAGGGTGCCGAGGCCTACCTCGTCGCCAACCCCGACGCCTACAACTAA